The Streptomyces achromogenes genome window below encodes:
- a CDS encoding ABC transporter ATP-binding protein, which produces MGEHMSDDAVRLSSVTRRHGSGDTSVTALDQVSLAFPRGTFTAVMGPSGSGKSTLLQCAAGLDRPTSGSVTVGGTELTGLSETALTLLRRERVGFVFQAFNLVSSLTAEQNVSLPLRLAGRRPDRARVREVLRQVGLGDRARHRPTEMSGGQQQRVALARALITRPDVLFGDEPTGALDSRTSREVLTLLRGMVDRDGRTVIMVTHDPVAASYADRVVLLVDGRVDGELLGAGADAIAARLSGLEAAPC; this is translated from the coding sequence ATGGGGGAACACATGAGCGACGACGCGGTCCGGTTGAGTTCGGTGACCCGGCGGCACGGCTCCGGCGACACGTCCGTCACCGCCCTCGACCAGGTGTCGCTCGCCTTCCCGAGAGGGACCTTCACCGCCGTGATGGGCCCCTCCGGGTCCGGCAAGTCGACCCTGCTGCAGTGCGCCGCGGGTCTGGACCGGCCCACGTCGGGCTCGGTCACCGTGGGCGGCACGGAGTTGACCGGGCTGAGCGAGACCGCGCTGACCCTGCTGCGCCGCGAGCGCGTCGGCTTCGTGTTCCAGGCGTTCAACCTGGTGTCCTCGCTTACCGCCGAGCAGAACGTGTCCCTGCCGCTGCGGCTGGCCGGCCGCCGCCCGGACAGGGCACGGGTGCGCGAGGTGCTCCGGCAGGTCGGCCTCGGCGACCGGGCGCGGCACCGCCCGACGGAGATGTCCGGCGGCCAGCAGCAGCGGGTGGCCCTGGCCCGCGCCCTGATCACCCGCCCCGACGTGCTGTTCGGCGACGAGCCGACCGGCGCCCTCGACTCGCGGACCAGCCGCGAGGTGCTGACACTTCTGCGCGGCATGGTCGACCGGGACGGCCGGACGGTCATCATGGTCACCCACGACCCGGTCGCGGCCTCCTACGCCGACCGCGTCGTGCTCCTGGTCGACGGCCGGGTCGACGGCGAGCTGCTCGGCGCCGGTGCGGACGCCATCGCGGCGCGCCTGTCCGGGCTGGAGGCGGCGCCGTGCTGA
- a CDS encoding TetR/AcrR family transcriptional regulator, with product MTARTAKANTRTFTQNARRAQIVQAAIETLAESGYTKASFSRISQQAELCSTGMISYHFSGKPELFAEAARVIVEMAEKVAGMRMGDERTYRGKLSAYITSNFDFITSYPMHTRALTEIVKMIRDRQITGLEEVERNIMSVDRLAALLEQGCDAGEFGSFDCLTMALAIRGAIDAVVRRHLSQAAIDLDRCARELTVAFDRCTTPV from the coding sequence ATGACGGCCAGAACAGCCAAGGCGAACACCAGGACTTTCACGCAGAATGCGCGGCGGGCGCAGATAGTACAGGCGGCTATCGAAACGCTCGCCGAATCCGGCTACACAAAGGCGTCGTTCAGCAGAATCTCGCAGCAGGCCGAACTCTGCAGTACGGGAATGATCTCGTACCACTTCTCCGGCAAGCCCGAGCTGTTCGCGGAAGCCGCCCGCGTCATCGTCGAAATGGCCGAAAAGGTGGCCGGAATGCGCATGGGCGACGAGCGGACGTACCGCGGCAAGCTGAGCGCGTACATCACGTCGAACTTCGACTTCATCACGAGCTATCCGATGCACACCCGGGCGCTCACCGAGATCGTCAAAATGATCCGGGACCGGCAGATCACCGGTCTGGAGGAAGTCGAACGCAACATCATGTCCGTGGACCGGCTCGCCGCCCTGCTCGAACAGGGCTGTGACGCAGGGGAGTTCGGCAGCTTCGACTGTCTCACCATGGCCCTGGCCATCCGTGGCGCGATCGATGCCGTCGTGCGCCGCCATCTGTCCCAGGCGGCGATAGACCTGGACCGGTGCGCTCGCGAACTGACGGTCGCGTTCGACCGCTGCACGACGCCCGTGTGA
- a CDS encoding response regulator transcription factor, with protein sequence MLAEDSVLLREGLVGLLDRCGHEVVSAVGDAPALIAAVEEHVPDIVVTDVRMPPGYQDEGLHAAVRLREKLPALPVLVLSQYVQRTYAAELLDSGDGTGVGYLLKDRVGQVEEFVHALRKVADGGTVVDPEVVRQLLRRRRDPLEQLTPREREVLALIAEGRSNGAIAKELVVSEAAIGKHIGNILTKLDLPPTDTTHRRVLAVLTYLRA encoded by the coding sequence GTGCTGGCCGAGGACAGCGTGCTGCTGCGGGAAGGACTCGTCGGCCTGCTCGACCGCTGCGGCCACGAGGTGGTGTCGGCCGTCGGGGACGCGCCGGCGCTGATCGCCGCGGTCGAGGAGCATGTCCCCGACATCGTGGTGACGGACGTCCGCATGCCGCCCGGTTACCAGGACGAGGGCCTGCACGCGGCGGTGCGGCTGCGGGAGAAGCTCCCCGCACTCCCCGTCCTGGTCCTCAGCCAGTACGTGCAACGGACGTACGCCGCCGAACTCCTGGACTCCGGCGACGGAACCGGCGTCGGCTATCTCCTCAAGGACCGGGTCGGCCAGGTCGAGGAGTTCGTGCACGCGCTGCGCAAGGTGGCGGACGGCGGGACGGTGGTCGACCCCGAGGTGGTGCGCCAGTTGCTGCGCCGCCGCCGCGATCCGCTGGAGCAGCTCACCCCGCGCGAACGCGAGGTGCTGGCGCTGATCGCCGAGGGCAGGTCCAACGGCGCGATCGCCAAGGAACTGGTGGTGTCCGAAGCGGCGATCGGCAAGCACATCGGCAACATCCTCACCAAGCTGGACCTGCCTCCGACGGACACCACCCATCGCAGGGTCCTGGCCGTCCTCACCTACCTCCGGGCCTGA
- a CDS encoding pectinesterase family protein: MHPLGKRRTSAVAGALAALPLVVLGLTAPAEAATTITVASDGSGNYTTVQAAIAAAPSGATIKIKPGTYRGQVSIPAAKPGITLQGTTGTATDVVITGNAPASTAGTAGSATVLNMAKNTTVTGVTIANTYDRHDSQALALYAGGDRQVYRNVRLLGYQDTFLSWGGTGSAQVRQYVYKSYIEGAVDFIYGNGALVVDSTTIRSLDRGSTNNGYITAAATNSSNRYGILITRSTLLSSAAARTVALGRCWHAGGAADAIGQVLVRDSTLGAHIRQAGAWQDMGGFSWKTCRFNEYNNTGSGAGAGTSDRPQISGATAANYTSQKYLAGSDGWNPVQ; encoded by the coding sequence ATGCACCCGCTCGGTAAGCGCCGGACCTCTGCGGTCGCCGGCGCCCTCGCCGCATTACCCCTGGTTGTCCTCGGGCTGACCGCCCCGGCGGAAGCCGCCACCACCATCACGGTGGCCAGTGACGGCTCCGGGAACTACACGACCGTCCAGGCCGCGATCGCGGCAGCCCCGTCCGGCGCGACCATCAAGATCAAACCGGGTACCTACCGCGGCCAGGTGTCCATCCCGGCGGCAAAGCCCGGCATCACCCTGCAGGGGACGACCGGGACCGCGACGGACGTCGTGATCACCGGCAACGCTCCCGCCTCCACCGCCGGAACCGCGGGCAGCGCGACCGTACTGAACATGGCCAAGAACACCACCGTCACCGGTGTGACCATCGCCAACACCTACGACCGGCACGACAGTCAGGCACTGGCCCTGTACGCCGGCGGCGACCGGCAGGTCTACCGCAACGTGCGCCTGCTGGGCTACCAGGACACCTTCCTGTCCTGGGGCGGAACAGGAAGCGCGCAGGTTCGCCAATACGTCTACAAGAGCTACATAGAGGGCGCCGTCGACTTCATCTACGGCAACGGCGCCCTGGTCGTCGACTCCACGACCATCCGCTCACTGGACCGTGGCAGCACCAACAACGGCTACATCACCGCCGCGGCCACCAACTCCAGCAACCGGTACGGCATTCTGATCACCAGGTCGACGCTGTTGAGTTCGGCCGCGGCGCGGACCGTCGCCCTGGGGCGTTGCTGGCACGCCGGTGGGGCGGCCGACGCGATCGGTCAGGTGCTGGTCCGCGACTCGACGCTGGGGGCACACATCCGCCAAGCCGGGGCCTGGCAGGACATGGGCGGCTTCTCCTGGAAGACCTGCCGGTTCAACGAATACAACAACACCGGCTCCGGAGCCGGCGCCGGCACCAGCGACCGCCCGCAGATCAGTGGCGCAACCGCGGCGAACTACACTTCGCAGAAGTATCTGGCCGGCAGTGACGGCTGGAACCCCGTGCAGTAA
- a CDS encoding Gfo/Idh/MocA family protein: MRLGVIGTSSMAERRVLPTVTRMPEWELVAVAGRAAKKAARFAEQFGCAAEEDAGALLERTDVDAVYVSTPTGLHRHWAERALRAGKHVLVEKPIGVDAAEARSQCALAAERGLALRENFMFLHHPQHARVRELMADGRVGRPASFRAAFCIPPLPQDDIRYDARLGGGALLDVGVYPLRAAVHLLGPGLEVAGATLRTRASDGLDLSGQVLLTSPSGVLAELAFGFEHAYASTYTVWGDRGRLTVTRAFTPPATHQPLLVVEEQDREERLVLPAADQLALLLAEFAHAGRSGGGDTRRLMDSVATMDLVDAVRRTARRMPVC, translated from the coding sequence ATGCGCCTGGGGGTGATCGGTACCTCGTCGATGGCCGAGCGGCGGGTCCTGCCGACGGTGACCCGTATGCCGGAGTGGGAGCTGGTGGCCGTCGCCGGACGCGCGGCGAAGAAGGCGGCCCGCTTCGCGGAACAGTTCGGCTGCGCGGCCGAGGAGGACGCCGGAGCGCTGCTGGAGCGAACGGACGTGGACGCGGTGTACGTGTCGACCCCGACGGGCCTGCACCGTCACTGGGCCGAGCGGGCGCTGCGGGCGGGCAAGCACGTGCTGGTGGAGAAGCCGATCGGGGTCGACGCCGCCGAAGCGCGTTCCCAGTGCGCGCTGGCAGCGGAACGCGGACTGGCGCTGCGGGAGAACTTCATGTTCCTGCACCATCCGCAACACGCCAGAGTGCGGGAACTGATGGCCGACGGCCGCGTGGGCCGGCCGGCCTCCTTCCGTGCCGCGTTCTGCATTCCGCCGCTGCCGCAGGACGACATCCGCTACGACGCCCGGCTGGGCGGCGGTGCGCTGCTCGACGTCGGCGTGTACCCGCTGCGGGCCGCCGTGCACCTGCTCGGGCCGGGACTGGAGGTGGCCGGGGCGACGTTGCGCACCCGCGCCTCGGACGGCCTCGATCTGTCGGGTCAGGTACTGCTCACCTCACCGTCGGGGGTCCTGGCCGAGTTGGCGTTCGGCTTCGAGCACGCCTACGCGTCGACGTACACGGTGTGGGGCGATCGGGGCCGGCTGACGGTGACCCGGGCGTTCACTCCGCCGGCCACCCACCAGCCGCTGCTCGTCGTCGAGGAACAGGACCGCGAGGAGCGGCTGGTTCTGCCCGCCGCCGATCAGTTGGCGCTCCTGCTGGCGGAGTTCGCGCACGCGGGCCGCTCGGGCGGCGGCGACACCCGGCGGCTCATGGACTCGGTCGCGACGATGGACCTCGTCGACGCCGTCCGCAGGACGGCTCGACGGATGCCGGTGTGCTGA
- a CDS encoding FtsX-like permease family protein yields the protein MLTTTLCTLRTRWVTFVGSFVALSLGVALIAVMGLALASSPDAPGRGPERFAAAPVVVKGQDTLRVPTSIGDRTQKLAQPRAVPADAVARLRDLGAVVQDRSFAVRAEGGPAGLVGHPWPTAAFAPYRLDAGRAPEAADEVVVSGDWTRPGARVRTDGGVVRVVGTVRVVGAPAGAGFENAVFYTDARAAELSPRSLQLVVNADPAAVREAVRGAEGVQVLTGDARRYADAGPDRDRAALTAMNALFGTAGGVSGFVSVFVVASTFAFAVAQRRREFGLLRTAGATPGQIRRMVVGEALAVGVLASAAGCVIGSRAAPGLAAWAVDESLAPRWFTVGDHTWPYHMAFWTGLSVALGGVLAASWRAGRTGPAEALREASVDARPMTRGRLLFGAALLVTAVVTLVLALVTDPGELLQRKTYVSRPMLLITAVALLAPLLVRPSVRLIAWLPARLPGAAGMLVRENAAAGVRRTAAVAAPVLVTVALAGSLLGAAATLDAAKATEVRERTAADFVVASAGEAGFDEATVRRLRGVSGADVSASSPSAVYVLEDGVALIRSDARAVEPQTFAATARLPLAAGTVSALDDDSIIVNEEWEKHTVGERVDVWLGDGTRKSLRIAAVMTVGTGDNGVYVTPRNAAAAPVDRVDVRLAEGADADAVAAGLRRAVRASDGEVVTRDAWVRAMYPQTDRTTRAGFFLVLGIALLYTGISLANTMVMATSDRSRELAVLRLAGATRRQVLRLVGAEALTVVVVGGALGALVAGVDLVGMWAALGLRSVWTSVEMPWATLAAILGACAVLAVISAVVPAGLALRRGAMEPAGTPEQPFRPAGRRGARGRRGERP from the coding sequence GTGCTGACCACCACGCTGTGCACCCTGCGCACCCGCTGGGTCACCTTCGTCGGCAGCTTCGTCGCCCTCTCCCTGGGCGTGGCGCTGATCGCCGTGATGGGACTGGCCCTGGCGTCCTCGCCGGACGCACCCGGGCGCGGGCCGGAGCGGTTCGCCGCCGCGCCGGTCGTCGTCAAAGGGCAGGACACGCTGCGGGTGCCGACCTCGATCGGCGACCGGACCCAGAAGCTCGCCCAGCCGCGTGCGGTGCCCGCCGACGCGGTCGCGAGACTGCGGGACCTCGGCGCCGTCGTGCAGGACCGGTCGTTCGCCGTACGGGCGGAGGGCGGGCCCGCCGGTCTGGTGGGGCATCCCTGGCCGACCGCGGCCTTCGCGCCGTACCGGCTCGACGCGGGACGCGCGCCCGAGGCCGCGGACGAGGTCGTCGTCAGCGGTGACTGGACCCGGCCGGGCGCCCGGGTGCGGACCGACGGCGGTGTCGTGCGCGTCGTCGGCACCGTGCGCGTCGTCGGCGCCCCGGCCGGGGCGGGCTTCGAGAACGCCGTGTTCTACACCGACGCCCGCGCAGCCGAACTGTCGCCGCGCAGCCTCCAGCTCGTGGTGAACGCCGATCCGGCGGCCGTGCGCGAGGCGGTGCGCGGCGCCGAGGGCGTCCAGGTCCTCACCGGGGACGCGCGCCGGTACGCCGACGCCGGCCCCGACCGCGACCGCGCGGCCCTCACCGCGATGAACGCCCTGTTCGGCACGGCCGGCGGCGTCAGCGGGTTCGTGTCGGTGTTCGTGGTGGCCTCGACGTTCGCGTTCGCGGTGGCCCAGCGGCGCCGCGAGTTCGGGTTGCTCCGCACCGCCGGGGCGACCCCGGGACAGATCCGCCGCATGGTCGTCGGCGAGGCGCTCGCGGTCGGCGTGCTCGCCTCGGCCGCCGGATGCGTGATCGGTTCCCGCGCGGCTCCGGGGCTCGCCGCGTGGGCGGTCGACGAGAGCCTCGCGCCCCGCTGGTTCACCGTCGGCGACCACACCTGGCCCTACCACATGGCGTTCTGGACGGGGTTGTCGGTGGCCCTGGGCGGTGTGCTGGCCGCGTCCTGGCGGGCCGGACGCACCGGTCCCGCCGAGGCGCTGCGCGAGGCGTCCGTGGACGCCCGGCCCATGACACGGGGCCGCCTGCTGTTCGGCGCGGCCCTGCTGGTCACCGCCGTGGTGACGCTCGTCCTGGCCCTGGTGACGGACCCGGGCGAGCTGTTGCAGCGCAAGACCTATGTGAGCCGTCCCATGCTGCTGATCACCGCGGTCGCCCTGCTCGCGCCGCTGCTGGTGCGGCCGTCGGTCCGGCTGATCGCCTGGCTGCCGGCCCGGCTGCCGGGCGCCGCCGGGATGCTGGTGCGGGAGAACGCCGCCGCCGGGGTGCGCCGCACCGCCGCGGTCGCGGCGCCGGTGCTGGTCACGGTCGCGCTGGCGGGCTCCCTGCTGGGCGCCGCCGCGACCCTCGACGCGGCGAAGGCCACCGAGGTGCGCGAGCGGACGGCCGCCGACTTCGTGGTCGCCTCGGCGGGCGAGGCCGGATTCGACGAGGCTACGGTGCGACGGCTGCGGGGCGTGTCCGGCGCCGACGTCTCGGCGAGTTCGCCGAGCGCGGTGTACGTCCTGGAGGACGGCGTGGCGCTCATCAGGTCCGACGCCAGGGCCGTCGAGCCGCAGACGTTCGCGGCGACGGCCCGTCTTCCGCTCGCCGCCGGGACGGTGAGCGCTCTCGACGACGACTCGATCATCGTCAACGAGGAGTGGGAGAAGCACACCGTGGGCGAGCGGGTGGACGTGTGGCTCGGCGACGGCACGCGGAAGTCCCTGCGGATCGCCGCGGTCATGACCGTCGGCACCGGCGACAACGGCGTCTACGTCACCCCGCGCAACGCCGCCGCCGCGCCCGTCGACCGGGTCGACGTACGCCTCGCGGAGGGCGCCGACGCGGACGCCGTGGCCGCCGGACTGCGTCGGGCGGTGCGGGCGTCGGACGGGGAGGTGGTGACCAGGGACGCCTGGGTGCGCGCGATGTACCCGCAGACCGACCGGACGACCCGGGCGGGCTTCTTCCTGGTCCTCGGGATCGCCCTGCTCTACACCGGCATCTCGCTGGCCAACACGATGGTCATGGCGACCTCCGACCGGTCCCGCGAACTGGCTGTGCTGCGGCTGGCCGGCGCGACCCGCCGGCAGGTGCTGCGGCTGGTGGGCGCCGAGGCGCTGACGGTGGTCGTGGTCGGCGGGGCGCTCGGAGCACTGGTCGCCGGTGTCGACCTGGTGGGCATGTGGGCCGCGTTGGGCCTGCGCTCGGTGTGGACGTCCGTCGAGATGCCGTGGGCGACGCTCGCGGCGATCCTGGGCGCCTGCGCGGTGCTCGCCGTGATCTCGGCGGTCGTCCCGGCCGGCCTCGCCCTGCGCCGCGGGGCGATGGAGCCGGCGGGCACGCCGGAGCAGCCCTTCCGCCCGGCGGGGCGACGAGGGGCGAGAGGACGGCGGGGAGAGCGGCCATGA
- a CDS encoding sensor histidine kinase: protein MSRPGFVLSAWPWRSAGYLLTGALTGVVTLAGIVVSVVVCGALALVLVGLPLLVVPALGGIPVARAERCRMRLIDRDPAAGRHRTPSTPGLRPWLTTRLREQSTWRELGYALLFAGLLWPVDALAVTLALLCPLSMVATPLLMATAGDGREVKVLKQWTVTTWPTAFGVAVLGLLLMGLCAYLLGVTAGARAGLARLLIAPREGELDARVVELARSRVRLVDAFEAERRRIERDLHDGAQQRLVALTMALGLARLDAPPGPLADRLAKAQEEAGQALVELRELIHGIHPKVLTDYGLQAAVSDAADRCAVPVDVDLELPGRLTPAIESAAHFVVCEALANVARHSGAGRARVSGGHHDGRLFLEVRDDGRGGADPSAGSGLTGLGDRVSVLDGRLALTSPPGGPTLLRVEFPCEVTKAADRFA, encoded by the coding sequence ATGTCCCGGCCGGGCTTTGTGCTGTCGGCCTGGCCCTGGCGCTCCGCCGGGTATCTGCTCACCGGCGCGCTGACCGGCGTCGTCACCTTGGCGGGGATCGTGGTGTCGGTGGTGGTCTGCGGTGCGCTCGCCCTCGTCCTGGTGGGGCTGCCGCTGCTCGTGGTGCCGGCTCTCGGCGGGATCCCGGTGGCGCGGGCGGAACGGTGCAGGATGCGCCTGATCGACCGTGATCCGGCGGCTGGTCGGCACCGGACGCCGTCCACGCCGGGACTGCGGCCCTGGCTGACCACCCGGCTGCGCGAACAGTCGACCTGGCGGGAGCTCGGGTACGCGCTGCTGTTCGCCGGGCTGCTGTGGCCGGTCGACGCCCTGGCCGTCACGCTGGCGCTGCTGTGTCCCCTGTCCATGGTCGCCACTCCGCTGCTGATGGCCACGGCCGGCGACGGCCGCGAGGTCAAGGTGCTCAAGCAGTGGACGGTCACCACCTGGCCGACCGCGTTCGGCGTCGCCGTACTGGGCCTGCTCCTCATGGGCCTGTGCGCCTACCTGCTCGGCGTCACGGCGGGCGCCCGCGCCGGGCTGGCCCGGCTGCTGATCGCCCCACGCGAGGGCGAGCTCGACGCGAGGGTCGTCGAACTGGCCCGCTCCCGCGTCCGGTTGGTCGACGCCTTCGAGGCCGAACGGCGCCGTATCGAGCGCGATCTGCACGACGGCGCCCAACAACGCCTCGTGGCCCTGACGATGGCCCTCGGCCTGGCCCGCCTGGACGCCCCGCCCGGCCCGCTCGCCGACCGGCTCGCCAAGGCCCAGGAGGAGGCGGGCCAGGCGCTCGTGGAACTGCGGGAGCTCATCCACGGCATCCACCCCAAGGTCCTCACGGACTACGGCCTTCAGGCAGCGGTCAGCGACGCCGCCGACCGCTGCGCGGTCCCCGTCGACGTCGACCTCGAACTGCCGGGACGGCTGACCCCGGCGATCGAGTCCGCGGCCCACTTCGTCGTCTGCGAGGCGCTCGCGAACGTCGCCAGGCACAGCGGGGCCGGCCGCGCGCGGGTGAGCGGCGGCCATCATGACGGACGCCTGTTCCTGGAAGTGCGCGACGACGGCCGCGGCGGCGCGGACCCTTCGGCGGGCAGCGGCCTCACCGGCCTCGGCGACCGGGTCTCGGTCCTGGATGGCAGACTTGCCCTGACCAGTCCGCCAGGTGGACCGACCCTGTTGCGTGTGGAGTTTCCTTGCGAAGTGACCAAGGCGGCCGACCGCTTCGCGTAG
- a CDS encoding VC0807 family protein, with protein sequence MVTVVCDIVLPVGLYYLLRACGAGEITALLLSGSAPALHTLHSAIRHRRLDAIGVFTLALLAVSAVASLLTSDPRIALARNGLFTALAGIWLLVTLFTGRPFTYQALRTLLPGKSATLERLWASDASFRRVWRGLTVLWGVGLLCDALLRLLMAYTLPVDSVPALDGVLYAVSWIFLQVITQVVLVRTRTLVKIFGTLGPRRAFTATTRQDEASD encoded by the coding sequence GTGGTCACGGTCGTCTGCGACATCGTGCTTCCCGTGGGGCTCTATTACCTGTTGCGCGCGTGCGGAGCGGGTGAGATCACCGCCCTGCTGCTCAGCGGTTCGGCGCCCGCTCTGCACACGCTCCATTCCGCGATACGCCATCGAAGACTGGACGCGATCGGGGTTTTCACCCTCGCGCTGCTCGCGGTGAGCGCGGTGGCTTCGCTGCTGACCTCGGACCCGCGCATCGCGCTCGCCCGCAACGGCCTGTTCACCGCGCTGGCCGGAATCTGGCTGCTGGTCACCCTGTTCACCGGGCGCCCGTTCACCTACCAGGCGCTGCGCACCCTCCTGCCCGGCAAGAGCGCGACACTGGAGCGGTTGTGGGCGTCGGACGCGTCGTTCCGGCGTGTGTGGCGCGGCTTGACGGTGCTGTGGGGCGTCGGTCTGCTGTGCGACGCCCTGCTTCGGCTTCTCATGGCCTACACCTTGCCCGTCGACAGCGTCCCCGCGCTGGACGGCGTCCTGTACGCGGTCTCGTGGATCTTCCTCCAGGTGATCACTCAGGTCGTGCTGGTCCGCACCCGCACACTCGTCAAGATCTTCGGCACCCTCGGACCCCGCCGCGCCTTCACGGCGACGACTCGGCAGGACGAGGCGAGCGACTGA
- the trhA gene encoding PAQR family membrane homeostasis protein TrhA yields MIAEEAEPPSRGREPNPGAGNPSDVPRGATEAESPVAPRRPTAATGLEGGMERAAAALKPRMRGWLHAGVFPLALAGGIVLIVMSRSAAAVAACAVYAVSACLLFGTSAVYHRGTWSPRGEAVLRRMDHANIFLIIAGTYTPLAVLLLPADRQRLLLAVMWAGALAGIAFRILWIGAPRWLYTPCYIALGWVAVFNLPDFARTGGAAVVVLVIVGGLLYTAGAVVYGLKRPDPSPSWFGFHEVFHALTIAAFASHYTAILLAAA; encoded by the coding sequence ATGATCGCCGAAGAAGCCGAGCCGCCGTCCCGGGGCCGAGAGCCGAACCCCGGAGCCGGCAACCCGTCCGACGTCCCGCGGGGCGCGACGGAAGCGGAGTCTCCCGTCGCGCCCCGTCGGCCGACGGCTGCCACCGGCCTCGAAGGCGGTATGGAGCGGGCGGCGGCGGCTCTGAAGCCGCGGATGCGCGGCTGGCTGCACGCCGGCGTGTTCCCGCTCGCGCTGGCCGGCGGGATCGTCCTGATCGTCATGTCACGCTCGGCGGCGGCGGTGGCGGCCTGCGCGGTGTACGCGGTGTCCGCCTGCCTGCTGTTCGGCACCAGCGCGGTCTACCACCGCGGGACGTGGAGCCCGCGCGGTGAGGCGGTGCTGCGGCGGATGGACCACGCGAACATCTTCCTCATCATCGCCGGCACCTACACCCCGCTTGCGGTACTGCTGCTGCCCGCGGACCGGCAGCGGCTGCTGTTGGCCGTGATGTGGGCGGGCGCGCTGGCCGGGATCGCCTTCCGCATCCTGTGGATCGGGGCTCCCCGGTGGCTGTACACCCCGTGCTACATCGCCCTGGGGTGGGTGGCCGTGTTCAATCTCCCCGACTTCGCGCGCACCGGCGGTGCAGCCGTCGTCGTCCTCGTCATCGTGGGCGGCCTGCTCTACACCGCGGGAGCCGTCGTCTACGGACTCAAGCGCCCCGATCCGTCACCCTCGTGGTTCGGCTTCCACGAGGTCTTCCACGCCCTGACCATCGCCGCCTTCGCCTCGCACTACACGGCCATCCTCCTCGCGGCCGCATAG
- a CDS encoding rhamnogalacturonan acetylesterase, with product MFLRRPTGHRVTSRRLVLRVALAGIVAASSITALAGEAAAASAAATVHVHVAGDSTASTYVSSKAPRAGWGQALPVFLTSGVEVVNEAQSGASSKSFVDTGRLDRILAVIKRGDLLLVSFGHNDEKSDDPSRYTEPSTTYKQYLSRYIDRSRAKGAIPVLVTPVERRHFNSAGVISPSHGAYPAAMRQLAAAKGVPLIDLTASSTGLWNRAGVEGTKKHFMILPAGQYPNYPNGSQDNTHFQALGAIEVARLVAAAMRNQGVLPAADFRRLTDPVPAGAIVWPSAAPDRGSPASR from the coding sequence ATGTTCTTACGACGCCCGACGGGGCACCGGGTCACCAGCCGACGGCTCGTCCTGCGCGTCGCGCTGGCCGGCATCGTGGCAGCCTCGTCGATCACCGCACTGGCCGGTGAGGCCGCGGCCGCCTCGGCGGCGGCCACCGTTCACGTCCATGTCGCGGGAGACTCCACAGCCTCCACCTACGTCTCGTCGAAGGCTCCCCGGGCCGGCTGGGGACAGGCGCTGCCGGTGTTCCTCACCTCCGGTGTCGAGGTGGTGAACGAGGCCCAGTCCGGGGCCAGTTCCAAGAGCTTCGTCGATACGGGCCGCCTCGACCGCATCCTGGCCGTGATCAAGCGCGGGGACCTTCTTCTCGTCTCGTTCGGACACAACGACGAGAAGTCCGACGACCCCTCCCGGTACACCGAGCCGTCGACCACGTACAAGCAGTACCTCTCCCGGTACATCGACAGGAGCCGGGCCAAGGGAGCGATCCCGGTGCTGGTCACGCCCGTGGAGCGGCGTCACTTCAACAGCGCGGGGGTCATTTCCCCCTCGCACGGCGCCTATCCGGCGGCCATGCGCCAACTCGCCGCTGCCAAAGGCGTACCGCTGATCGACCTGACCGCCTCCAGTACCGGGCTGTGGAACCGCGCGGGCGTGGAGGGAACGAAGAAGCACTTCATGATCCTCCCGGCAGGCCAGTACCCGAACTACCCCAACGGCAGCCAGGACAACACGCACTTCCAGGCCCTCGGTGCGATCGAGGTCGCCCGGCTCGTCGCCGCCGCCATGCGCAACCAGGGCGTCCTGCCGGCCGCCGATTTCCGACGGCTCACCGACCCCGTCCCCGCCGGCGCGATCGTATGGCCCTCGGCCGCACCGGACCGAGGATCACCAGCCTCCCGCTGA